The window TTTTCGTGCGATATTTAAACCAGCAAGTAATGCTTCATACTCTGCTTTATTATTTGTGACATCAAAATTAAAACGCAATGCATACGTATGCTCTTCGCCACTTGGTCTTGCCAAGACCAAACCTGCACCTGCACCCTCTGCACatgaagcaccatcagtaaataaatcccaagtttcaccCATTACCGGTTTTAATGCTgttcgctcattaatcacctccaactctccAGATATTTCTGCTAGATAATCCGCCATAACCTGGCCCTTTACAGCACTTCGCGGAAGATAAGATATTTTATAAACACCTAATTCTACCGCCCATAAcgcgagtctaccagatatctctggttttgttaagacttgcttgattggcatattagttaacacatgcactggatgcccctgaaaatatcttcttaaccttcgcgatgttagaataagcgcatacacaaacttctcaatcggcgcatagtttatttcgctCCCTGTAAGAGCTTTACTGACAAAATACACAGGCTTTTGTATTTTTTCCATTTCCGCAATtaaaactgagccaaaagcttcaTTTGCCACTGATATATAAAGGTAGAGAATTTCGCCATCAATTGGCGCTGTTAatgtaggcaaagttttcaacaacttCTTCATTTCTTGAAATGCAGCTTCTGCGTCACTTGACCAAATAAAACTTTTTTGCTTCAAGcaaccttttaaagttttgaaaaacgGCAATTGTCTTTCAGCAGCTttagacaagaaacgcgttaaGGCAGCTAActttcccgtcaaactttgcacttccttAATCGTTCTTGGTGCGGTCATATTTTCTTTGAATACCATAAAAGAACTTCTCTAGAAAGTTCACACAATTCATTGCTAGCTGGATCAATGGTAAGAAACTATATTATAATGGATCGTTTCTAAGATGGCTATTGATCATATGAGCAAATAAGATCCATTCACTTATTCAACGAAAGTATTCAGTTTTTTTCGTCACATTTCCCTTCATAAAAAATcatagaaaatatatatacaagtcaaTTCTATTGGTGAAATCCAACCAGATTTGAGACAATGCATCCCCCAATTTTTATCATccttcaatatcaatatcaatatatatttaaAAGCTTAAGCCAAAATAATGCTCACAATGGAGAAAAGTAATACCTAGTATTAAACGTTTAAAGAAAACTATTGCGTTTCATAACCTCCTGTACAAGAACCTATACGATGTAGAATTTAAGTTGCACACTGTAACATCTCAATTTTTATAAGGTATGAATTCTATTATTTTTGTTGCTAGTTAACTTAACTAGGTTAGAAAAAGGATCTTTGTTGCAAGAAAAAGACCCTAAATGCAAAGTTCTTTGTAGGTAGGGTTAAAATAGTAATTTGGGTTAAATACCCATTTGGATAAAAATGGGCAGCAGCTTGTTCTCATTTCTGGAAGTTATAAGCAAactagagagatagagagagagagagagagagagagagagagagagatgacgaATTTGATGAAAGCAAGCTCAAATCTTTGAAGTTCCTCCATGAAAATTCATCTTATGGTGTTATCCAACACCTAATCACTTGTTAGATCCATTGGTTTTTAAGTTTCATCAACTTTTCTTCATCTCCTTTGTGAAAATTTAGGGGTTTCTAACCCTAGCTTAAGGTATGCATTTTTATGCTTTGATTTAGTGTTTTATTGTTTGATGATGTTGTATTTGTTAGTAATTGTGGGTTTTGGGTACATATAAACCCTAATTCGAGATTAGGGTTATGGTTTATGAAATTGGGTTTTGTGAAGAAGATGAGTTAGTCTAATTTAATACTAGTAATTAAAGACATGTTTGGTTTAAGTCaaaattttatttttgttttgttgACCATGAAACTTGTATGTATAAGTTGTTCGATTTGATTTGAAGACTTATGCATGCAAGTCTTGAATTTGGTataaaaagtgtcaaaatgggttgtTGTGGGTCAATTGGGTTTTAGTAGTTTAGACTTGTCAAGAATAGAGTTTTGAGAATTGGGAAAACTTGTGGTTACAAGTCTTGAAACTAGTCATGGGATGTTTAGAGATGTGATTGATAATTAAATGATGAACACTAAGTGTAGTTGGTCTTGTTTGACCGAATATGATTGATTTGTGATGAACATGTGTTTGTATGCCTAATTATTTAGGTGATTGTGCTTGAAAACGTTTATGTGTCGATTCTTGCTTGGAAGTGCTTGGTTGAATTGATTGCTTGGAATTGCTTATGAGTTGCTAGCTTGGATTCGAGGTGAGTACAATGCATATATATAAATTGGTAAATTTAATTGTTTTTATGCGGATTGTGTGACATTGTTGTTAACGGTTGAAACCTTACTTGACATCGGTTGAAACCTTACTTGACATCGGGGAGATGTACTTTGCATCAGGGAGATGACTTATATGCTTGTTAAATTGTGAATGTGGTTTGTGTACTTatcgttaattttatcatttatatatgtatattgtattcactaagcgtttCGCTTACTCCGTTGTGGCTTAACGTTTTGTAGGAACGAGCTCCGGTAAGGGTAAGAATGTGGAAACCATTTTTATGACCGTTTGTGATGTCTTGCTAGTGCTTTTGGATGGACTTGAAGCTTTTGTATGTACATGGTAGTATTGGGTAGAACATCTCGAAACTCCGCTCTAGTACATTTGCCGATCGTTGTTGTGTACATTTGGGTCAAAAAGACTATCTTCTGTTAAATTTTGGGTCGTGGGGGCGTTTGGTTCGTGGATTTCAATTCCCAGGATTTGAAATCCCATGGGATTTGAAATCCCAAAGGATTGATTTGAAATCCTGGGATTTGAAATCCTATCTTCTGTTTGGTTCGAGGTTTTCAAATCTCAAATTTGTAATGCAAACCCGAACGGGAACTCGATCGCTAAACAAAAACCCGAAATCGAAACGTGAATCCAAAACGAGAATGCGACCGTGATACGTGAACCCGAAACCGAAATGCGAACTCGAAATTGAAATGCGAACCCGAATGGACAAGGAAACGCGAACCCGAAATGCGTACCCGAAATGTGAACCCGAAACATGACCCCGAAATGCGAACCTGAAACGCGAGCCTGAAACTCGAACCCGAAACGCAAAACCGAAACGCGAGCCCAAATCGCGTATCCGAAATGTGAACCCGAAACGCAACCCGAAACGCGAGCCCGAAACGCGAGCCCGAAATGCGACCGCGAAActcgaacccgaaacgcgaacccaaAACGGGAACCCGAGACGCGAACCCGAGacgcgaacccgaaacgcgaacccgaaacgggAACCCGAAACACGAACCCGAAACTCGAActcgaacccgaaacgcgaacccgaaacgggAACCCGAAAAgcgaacccgaaacccgaaacgtaAAATCATAGAACATGGGATTTCAAATCCCTCGTATATACAAAGGATTTTCAAATCCTTCATCTATggaatttcaagggatttgaaatgCAAATCCCACGAACCAAATCCTCCAACCAAACATGGGATTTCATGGGATTTGAAATGCAAATCCCACGAAATCTCACGAACCAAACGCCTATGTAATATGGATTTGGTAACAACTGAAAATGAAACATGGAAATTATGCAGATTTGGAAGTGGTTTAAAAAAAAGTTGTCGTTTTTCGAGTTTTGGTTTGTGGTCGTTTCACACACATTGTCTTCGAATCATTTACTTTAAAGCATAAATAGAAATGTAGATAGTTATCAATAACCACTGAATCAACAGCACGATACctacatattatattaattaataactaaGCTACAAACACAATTATTTCGATGAAGTTCCTGATGACGATCTTAAACCCATTCGAAACACTTGAAGCTAATACTTTAAAAGGAGCTCAAAGCTTTAAGATAAAACAGTTAACGCACTCATATTTCATCATGTTCTTAACAAGCTGTTTCGGGTTAGTCTTACACACTAAGATAtgtgagcaaaaatatgtaattgAACAATCAAACCCCAATATCAAATATTTGAgcaaaaataattatatataaattataataatcagTTTAAATCAATATAGTTATCTGAATCAATCGTATGAGACCTTATTTCAATTTCAGATAAAATGTGAAGACAACAAAATCGACGTACCTGATGTCCATGATGTAAAATACGGAAAACACTGAAGAACCCTAACAAGTAATGTAGATAGTGAAAATTGTACATTACCCGTAATCCTGATCTACTAACTAATCGAAACCGATCGTGAAATTATTTTGTAATTACAAATTGATAAAATCGATTTTATATAAATTCGTTCAACATCATCGATTGATGAAGATTCATAGATATTAAACAAAATTTTTTATAACATTAAACAATTGAACAAAACGTGAAGAAGGATCAGATTCAATTGACCTTTTGATATTGCGAACCCTAATTGGATGATACGAACCTTGATTTTGTAAACCCTAATTACCTGACGTGGGTGAGGAAAAAGATTTTTGGATCTCCAGTTCTCTACTTTGTCGATGAATGAATTTTGTAGGGTAACTGGTCTATTTCGTTCTTTTTTTATTTTAAGATTGTAATTGTATTGATGGGAATGAAATAGGTGAGGTGAAAGTGCAGTTTTGTCACTCAACAATTGAAAATGAGGAGAGAGATAATTGTTGAGTGATTAAATAATCTAATGGTTATTATGTATAGTTGCTTTTTAATCTAATGATTCTCTCTTCTCCATTTTAAAATCTTGAGAAAGTtgaatatttataaaaaataatgataaatccagatttatttttaatatatttactcATTATATACATTGACAGATAGATTGTAGAGTACAATCTACAAAATTTGTTAGTTCATAAAGTAAGTGTATGTATACAGGGCCGGCCCCGAGAATTTAAGGGCCTGGAACGAGGTAAAAAAAAGGCTCATAGACCCTaacgaataatataaactatttaaaAAAGACCATTTCGGCCTTACTAGAATGCTAGTGGACTTTGATTTCTTTTTATCTAGAGTATTTGATTGTTGTTTTTGAGCCAATTGTACTTTGTTTTGGTTGCTTTAGTTGTGTTTTTCAAATTCCTTTGTTTATTAAATCAATGATTATGTCCGTATATATACAAAAATTGGGCCCCTGAAAATCATGGGCCCTGAGCGGTTGAGCACCTTGCTCCCCCTCCAAGCCTCCCTGCATGTATAAAAACATGGTTGTAATTATTATTAcccatttataaataataaaagttgaaTATCTTTACTAGGTAATTAATAAAAAACTGATATTGTAAAATGGTCTTACTAGTGCATCACTTATTTTTGAGTTCATCACTTATAGAGTAATTAATATTAGTACCTCATAATTTCTATCAGTTCAAATTGTTCCCGTCAGATGGGGTGGATATGCTTGACGGCAAGTGACGGTGGATATATGCAGCGTGAGATTGTGAAGGATGGAAGCGTGAGTCGAAAACTTGACGGTACTTTGTTTGAGCGTGAGATTTGCCCCCACCAATCATATCTCTTCAcaatttttatttttgttatttattttttttcccaCTCAAATCTAGTCGGATTTTATTAAATCACTCTTCAAATATTTTACAAACAAACTTGACATTTTTGATTAACGAAGTTAAATACACTGATAGTCAAAAATCCATTTTTTcacgaaaaaaaatatatgtacAATTCGACACAATTGAACAAAGAAACAACACGGATCTAATCTGTAACCTCAAACACTACCCTACACAAAACTAAACCCAATCCAAAGTCCCGAACCCGACTCgtattgctcgatcttgttatcaACCCGATTAACTGAAGGCGGGATTTGTTCAGAAAGAAAAACAAGTGTGGGTAAACCATATGCAGACTGCAGTCACCATTTTTATTTGTTCGAATGACCTAGAATTAAGGCACGATTGACTATATATCGAGTCGCCATTCCACTTGTAATTTGAgatttcttcttttcttcttcttcttcaaagatCAAAGGTACACGATTTTACTCTTTTCTCAAACCCTAATTTTCCGCTAAGCTTTCACTCATTCATCTCTCTACGACATAGAAATCGGTACACTGTGGTTTCACTCTTTTCCATAATTTGTAATTTTGAAATGCTCAAGggctattatcatgtatgaattgtTTAGTGTAATCATCATTTTAATATATACTCGTTTGATTGTTATTAAGTCTAAAGTGTAATTATTGTGAACTTTGAATATGATTTGGTTGGTAACAACTATAATCATAAAGTTATTGGCTTACTAAAAGAGTCCTCAAGTTTGCAAACTAAGGACACCTACAGGCTACAAAAGTGGAAATGATGTATTGATGTTTCTGGATGGACTGATGTTAGAAAAAAGAAATTGTGTTCACCATAAGAGCTACTGTATCCTGGCTCGTAACTCGTTACATATTTTGTTGGGATTATTTGCATTGCATTTTACTTTAATAGTACTCATAATATTTGTTATCTACATAACTGATAGTATGAATTTATACATTGTGAATGCAGGTTGTCATCTGTTATATCGGAGAAAATGAACTTTGAACATCATAATGTTGGAGCAGAGCTCGATGAAGATAGATTGAGTAGCTTGCCTCTTGATCTAATTCATCAAATTCTATCCTGCTTTGACACTAAATTTGTTGTTCAAACGTGTTTGTTGTTGTCTCCAAGATGGAAGCCTATTTGGACATCAGTGCCCTGTCTCAACTTTTCAAGTACTGAATTTAAAAGTTTACAGAAGCTCGCTCAATTTGTTACCAACGTTCTGTCTCACCGCAACCATCATGTAGAAGTGACTTGTGTAAAACTAAATTTCCATGGAGCAGCTTCTCAAGTTTTTGTGAGAGAGATTGCAACTTATGCGTTTTCTCACAATGTCCAAGAACTGATTGTTGATAGTAATCCAAAGACGTGCCATGAATTACCTCCTTGTCTCTTTAGCTCTAAGACACTCAAGCATCTCACCTTTACAACCTGCACTTTAGAGCATTGCCTTACACCAAAAACACCATGGGATTTTCCAGCTTTAACCACTTTGTATCTAGATGATATTTCGTTGTGTGATGATTATCGAGAATCCCTTGATCTTTTCTCTAAATGTGTCAACTTACAGAACCTCACTTTAGATTTTTTTGAAGTTAATGCTAAGGTTTTTAACATTATTACCCCTCGACTTTCTTATCTCAGATTTAGTAATAACACAAAGTCAATAGTATTCAATGTGATTGCACCTCAACTTGAGAATCTCATTATATGTAATTGCTATATAAAGGACTTGAATATTCCATCAGGAATTTCATCATTCTGCTACGACGGTTGCTCTTCTCCACGATGGATTAAAGACCGTTTTCATTATGTGAACAAAGTGGCAGTCAGTTTGTCCATATATCGTCCAAAAAAGCCATATAAGCAGGAATATGCTCGTGGTATTATTAACATGCTTCAACAGCTCCGTAGTGCCAAATTTCTTACGCTTAACCTAGACATTGTTGAGGTACGAAGATGCAGTATCAGTTATAATGACAGACTGAAACCCTTTTCAGAGCATAAATAGTTTGAGTTGGTAAATACATTTGAATGGAGAAGAAGTAAATGTCTATGAAAAATTATTTCCATATTCATCTACCAGCTATAAGGGTGGCTTTGATTAACCGTATTATAATTGTTTTTGTATTTTTTTGTTATGCCTTTTCAAGGTCTTATTAAAATGACTAGTTGGCCTGAAATATCTTTTTAATGCTTAATTTTTTTGTTGTAGGAGAATGGTTATACAActtgtgtatttatatttataaataacctTTATATGTGCAGTGTATTTCCTCATTCCCGGAGTTACTATCTGGTCAGCCTTCGTCATTTAGCAACTTGATTAGGTTGAATATAGACTCTGGCTCGAGGGATACATGCAAACTTAAAATGTCAACTGAAGCTAGAAATTTCTTCCTAGAGAACTCCCCAAACGCCACATTTATCATGAAGGTACTTTCATCACTTTGGTATTTTATTTATAATTTCCACGtatcaattttagtaattattttctGTACTTGTGTTTGTTATTGTGACGACTACTACATTCTAGAAAGTCCTTAGATTTCCTTTGATTGTTGGAGATGTTGTGCAATGTTAATATAGTGATCTCATGTCTATTTGCATACAGTTgtggatttatatgaaagaatagtATTGTAATACATTTTCTAATCTAATGGTGTGAAAGTGATGCCTCAGATATTTCTTAAAaccaaatcaattttttttttcacttGCTCTACTTAATTTAGATCATTATAACTCTACTAACTAAAGATATATTTGTGGTGGTAGATGATAAAAGTATAAGCATTGTCTTTATAGACATTTGAACCCGTTATTTCATTTTAGTTTCTTTTGTGTTGACTGAATAAATGCTTGACTCTTGAAACTAGAAGATTTCTCATGTCATTACTACCTTGTGCTATTAGTGTTTACTCTTGAAATATCTCTTGTTAAAAGAGAATGGTATTTGGTTTGAGGTTCATATTTTGGATGCAGCTAGTGATAGTTGTAAATTTGCAGGAACTACCTACGGAAGCAATGAAAGAGAAGGAGCTTAAAGCCAACATGGTTTCAGACATTGAAGATGTTATGAAGGGACTACAATTATCACTAGAGCAAGAAAATATACTTATTGAGAGAAACGAGGCTATGGATAAGAAAAAAGTAGTTATTGAGAACCTTGTGGATAATATACAACTATggaccaacaaaaaaatgttaaaaattgaaTCTAAGAGTGGTCAAATATTGATGGCACGGTTGTGGGTAAGTGTGGGAGAATTGATTGATATGTTATCTCAAGCAAGTCAGGGTTTGCAATCCTTGATTTTAAAGAAGGTGAAGGTGGGATGTTTATTGGATAGATTGCCTAAACGACAGAGGAAACAGATTTATGCACGCTACTCTCAACAGCATGAACAAGTACAAGCACTGTTTGATCGTCAGGACTCAAATTACAATTTCATCAGAAAAATTATTGACGTGTTTAGATCTTTAGCATCTGAAGATGTTTCCAGCAGCACACATCCTCTGCCATCACAAACATCCTCAGCTTCTTCAACAATTGTAAGTTTTTGAttccatatttgactttgtctATCCATAGTGGTTACAGGTTGCTAGATGAGCGGGTTATGAGGTTTTGGTTGAAACAGTTCATTTTCAATAGGGCCTTAAAAAGACGGATTCGGGTTATAACATGTTTTTAATAAACAAGTGTATTACAGTAAACCATTATTAAGAGCCAGGGAACAGTTGGAATGCTCAAGGATTAATCCAGATAGTCCGCTGAGTAAAAATAGTCGCCCTCCTAGGGGAAACCTTATCACAtggtttttttttttgttaaatgaCCATATTTTTCTACTTCTCTGCAAAAAAAATGACTTAGGAGACTGTGCTTGTGCTTAATAAAACTAACCTTCGAGTACTTACTTTGAGTACTTTTAACCAGTCTGATTCTTTCTCCGTTCTCTATATCACATTTTATTCTATATGCTGATAATAAAACTCAACCAAAGTGGACCCATTCATAACCAAATGGGACCTCACTttttatatctaaatagatgtgaCCCAATATTCTGGCTTTTTCAACATGTGTTTTAATTAATGTCTGCAGGTTCCTACTCCCTCCACCTCAAGTATCAACCCAATGCCATGAGGTATGAACCACCTGCCCAAGTGAGGTAACTACTATTCTTATATGCAACGTTTTTTCTGCTTAATTAATTATAAAATCTAACTATCATACATTGTGCTGTTTTATAACGTTTTCCGGTTACATCACTGTCTCATCTTTTCTTCAAATTGTATGTTCTAATATCAGTTGATGTATACATAGAAGTCGCCTTTTCTAATATTTGCAAAACATTAACAATAATTTGACGATTATCTTGAACTCATATGTGACGACCTCCAAATTTCAAAATTTAACTGTATTACCCATCTAAAGTCCTAATAAAAAATTGTGTACTTACAGTCAACGTAGATTTATTGATTTTTTTACATTTTTATAGTTATTTCGTTCCTCTAACCAAATTGTCTTTGGACTTGTTGACCGTGACTTATCTGCTTTTGGTTTCACTCAATGTTGTATTATTGATTTTGTACGTTTTTTTATAGTTATTTCGTTACTCTAACCAAATTCTATACAGATCATGCCAACTTGAAGATGGTGGCTGCTAAAGGTAGAGCCAACTTGAAGATTTTTGTCCTTGTTGGATTAATCAAAGTGTTAGGTAGGTTATTATCGTTAGAGCTTTGACTTTATTGCGTCTGTTAGTGGATGTTACTTTTGGTGTGCTGTAACTTTTGATATGACTATAATTCTAAGTTTTTTAAGGTGACTCAGTAATATGAACAAGTTTTGAATTTCAAGGGATGCTCAcgttataacttgtttttacttacCGAAATTTTATCAAATTAATCCTTAACAGTGAGATTGAAAAGTTAGTTAAGGTTTTTACGATGATTTGATGATaagaatcattatcattatcattatcattatatgagATTAAAATGGTGATACATGAAGTTTGTTAATTGACCAATATACTATTGTCCCTGTAAAATAAATGAAGCGAAGATTCACGGAAACATGGTGTACTATAAGCATCTAAACTCATATGAAGGGACATTGTTTTGGTgtcttatttgtaagcatatttgcTTGCTTTAACATCAACTTACCTTGTAGGGTTGGATTAGAACATTTTGATGagattatttattcattttaaaataaagttTAAAATTTTAGCTTACATATATTTTTCAAGTATAACAAGTTTTCAAAATAAGTCCACTCAATTATTATATTAGAGTTGGATTAGAACAATAagtagggggatgattctcacacacacttttttgatcctcacacactaattgagtattattagaagagtaaaaggttaggtgtgtgaggatcaaaaaagtgtgtgtgagaatcataccCCAATAGGTATCCGCTACTTTGTTCAATTATTATATTAGGTGTTTCCAAGATTTAATtcttctttcttttttctttttctataTTCTGTAGTCATCAAGTTGATGTTAAAGTACTGTTGTTGGGTCCGGGAATGGAAATGCTCGAGTCGATGGAAGTGGGATTCTTTTTGGTAGCATGACTGATGTGCCTTCCAATGGTCAGGGGcgaattggggggggggggggaggggccCGCCCGCagtcgatttcgaaattttagtgcaaaaatttggatttttttcattttgctccaaacccaaaagccatttaccccaaaacctacatattttgcctcaaaaccttcaaattttgcccacaattctctaaattttgccccaaaaccttaaaattttgcccacaaaccttcaaattttatccaaaaacctcaaaattttgcctaaaaacctccaatttttgtcccaaaaactccgtattttgcccaaaaaagttgctacgattttaaaaaaaaaaattcgcccccagTGAAGAAAAATCCTGCTTCCGCCACTGCCAATGGT of the Rutidosis leptorrhynchoides isolate AG116_Rl617_1_P2 chromosome 5, CSIRO_AGI_Rlap_v1, whole genome shotgun sequence genome contains:
- the LOC139849975 gene encoding F-box/FBD/LRR-repeat protein At5g22660-like, coding for MNFEHHNVGAELDEDRLSSLPLDLIHQILSCFDTKFVVQTCLLLSPRWKPIWTSVPCLNFSSTEFKSLQKLAQFVTNVLSHRNHHVEVTCVKLNFHGAASQVFVREIATYAFSHNVQELIVDSNPKTCHELPPCLFSSKTLKHLTFTTCTLEHCLTPKTPWDFPALTTLYLDDISLCDDYRESLDLFSKCVNLQNLTLDFFEVNAKVFNIITPRLSYLRFSNNTKSIVFNVIAPQLENLIICNCYIKDLNIPSGISSFCYDGCSSPRWIKDRFHYVNKVAVSLSIYRPKKPYKQEYARGIINMLQQLRSAKFLTLNLDIVECISSFPELLSGQPSSFSNLIRLNIDSGSRDTCKLKMSTEARNFFLENSPNATFIMKLVIVVNLQELPTEAMKEKELKANMVSDIEDVMKGLQLSLEQENILIERNEAMDKKKVVIENLGLQSLILKKVKVGCLLDRLPKRQRKQIYARYSQQHEQVQALFDRQDSNYNFIRKIIDVFRSLASEDVSSSTHPLPSQTSSASSTIGLKKTDSGSYSLHLKYQPNAMRYEPPAQVSYFVTLTKFYTDHANLKMVAAKGRANLKIFVLVGLIKVLGRLLSLEL